A DNA window from Betta splendens chromosome 6, fBetSpl5.4, whole genome shotgun sequence contains the following coding sequences:
- the tjp1b gene encoding tight junction protein ZO-1 isoform X8 → MITCAFLWVGFLVAVDSTMVNYQKYITVMQLALGVTASNKEHCLPPRKRMWIHPSPTAGSAAAASSASTAQGKPSLRRIKGRIHRSKSLDSIDLLDSNSAAMEETVIWEQHTVTLHRAPGFGFGIAISGGRDNPHFQSGETSIVISDVLKGGPAEGLLQENDRVVMVNAVSMDNVEHAYAVQQLRKSGKIAKITIRRKRKVHVPMGRLGERETMSEHDEEEDSYDEEIYETRSGRSGAYSGVGGAMGRRSGRSSGRSSGRRDRERERSGSRERSLSPRSDRRSHNLPPRPAKVTLVKSRKNEEYGLRLASHIFVKDISPESLAARDGNIQEGDVVLKINGTVTENLSLIDAKKLIERSKGKLKMVVQRDDRATLLNIPDLDDSIPSANASDRDDISDIHSLASDHSNRSHDRHRSSRSRSPDRRSEPSDHSRHSPPQISNGSHRSRDDERVSSKAASTPAKLPEDIPLPKPKESAIAREEKQLPPLPEPKPVYAQPGQPDVDLPVSPSDAPVPSAAHDDSILRPSMKLVKFKKGESVGLRLAGGNDVGIFVAGVLEDSPAAKEGLEEGDQILRVNNVDFANIIREEAVLFLLDLPKGEEVTILAQKKKDVYRRIVESDVGDSFYIRTHFEYEKESPYGLSFNKGEVFRVVDTLYNGKLGSWLAIRIGKNHQEVERGIIPNKNRAEQLSSVQYTLPKTAGGDRADFWRFRGLRSSKRNLRKSREDLSSQPVQTKFPAYERVVLREAGFLRPVVIFGPIADVAREKLSGEEPDLFELAKSEPRDAGTDQRSSGIIRLHTIKQIIDRDKHAVLDITPNAVDRLNYAQWYPIVVFLNPDNKQGVKNMRTRLCPESRKSARKLYERAIKLRKNNHHLFTTTINLNNMNDGWYGALKETIQQQQNQLVWVSEGKADGTTEDDLDIHDDRLSYLSAPGSEYSMYSTDSRHTSDYEDTDTEGGAYTDQELDETLNDEVGLPTEPAITRSSEPVREDPPVIQDTPGYPGYQHPVQPDPASRIDPAGFKMAAPQQQDEAALPMPSLPPTAVAPPAVEQPVQLEGMHLEEPPAAAAAPQADSLSSPSPAPELIQPPPTHEPHPSGLPGPEPKMYKKDLYNMEDPVRINHGLKQSLSYSHQPPYQDKQPYREYDHPPYGYDGGGYTEPKPHTDSHLHYDNRVPHYNEQWPPYDQQTSPSQPTGYQPGHQQPMGYSPRSPYEDGPGRDYSPPQPRYDEAPPVGYDRRHSKPGPVRYDEPPPAGYDARSPYEAEPHGFPINSPRSPEPPKQYYGDSALRPTYMPGPPNRGYKPGMHEPMIKSEPISPPKPETLPSPSEPAISPGSKPLPPPPREDLDEDPAMKPQSVLNRVKMFENKRSVSMDRAKEGGESSVLRPADVPKPVSAPGPVLKANSLSNLEQERSTYRAPEPQKPHTKPLDDVVRTNHYDPDEDEEYYRKQLSYFDRRSFDSKAMGQPPPGINRFHDLPKPSQLAYPYNRVESVEKVSPVEKRYEPLPQISPSSQYGPPASTIPPNTLPKLSPSDANSIPEPLSSPNPKPELAALRLSSRDDPAPVGYLSRGLPDKSPVNGTDAAPPKTHPPPPPTSYNRYVPKPYTSSARPFERKFESPKFNHNLLPNDTQVKTDLLSKSLVGNSSGKPQLSPQPLDHDSGLDTFTRTMDNRPKYQHNNINAIPKAIPVSPSALDDDDEDEGHTVVATARGVFNCNGGVLSSIETGVSIIIPQGAIPESVEQEIYFKVCRDNSILPPLDKEKGETLLSPLVMCGPHGLKFLKPVELRLPHCASMTPDGWSFALKSSDSSSGDPKTWQNKSLSGDPNYLVGANCVSVLIDHF, encoded by the exons AGCGCAGCGATGGAGGAGACTGTCATTTGGGAACAGCACACAGTAACACTACACAGG GCACCAGGGTTTGGCTTTGGAATAGCCATATCAGGAGGTCGGGATAACCCTCATTTTCAGAGTGGTGAGACCTCCATTGTCATCTCAGATGTGCTGAAAGGAGGCCCAGCAGAGGGCCTGCTGCA GGAAAATGACAGAGTTGTTATGGTCAATGCTGTTTCCATGGACAATGTGGAGCATGCGTACGCAGTCCAGCAGCTTCGTAAAAGTGGGAAAATTGCCAAAATT ACAATCAGGCGAAAAAGGAAGGTGCACGTCCCCATGGGCCGCCTGGGGGAGAGGGAAACTATGTCGGAGcatgacgaggaggaggacagctaCGACGAAGAGATATACGAGACGCGGAGTGGGCGCAGTGGTGCTTACAGCGGCGTGGGCGGTGCTATGGGAAGGCGCAGCGGGCGGAGCAGCGGGCGGAGCAGCGGGCGGAGGGACCGGGAACGTGAGCGCAGCGGCTCACGGGAGAGGAGTCTCTCCCCGCGCTCAGACCGGCGCTCACACAACCTGCCTCCACGTCCTGCCAAGGTCACGCTGGTGAAATCCCGCAAAAATGAAG AATATGGCCTGCGCCTGGCCAGCCACATCTTTGTCAAGGACATTTCCCCTGAGAGCCTGGCAGCCAGAGATGGCAACATCCAGGAAGGGGATGTTGTACTGAAG ATTAACGGCACAGTGACAGAGAACCTCTCCTTGATAGACGCCAAGAAGCTGATAGAAAGGTCAAAGGGCAAGCTAAAAATGGTTGTTCAGAGGGATGACAGAGCAACCTTGCTGAACATACCTGACCTCGATGACAGCATTCCTTCAGCCAACGCCTCTGACAGAGAtg ACATTTCAGATATCCATTCTCTGGCATCCGACCATTCCAATCGATCACATGACAGACATCGTAGCAGCCGCTCTCGCTCTCCAGACAGACGATCTGAACCCTCAGACCACTCCAGACACTCACCCCCACAGATCAGCAATGGCAG TCACAGAAGTCGAGATGATGAACGGGTTTCCTCCAAGGCAGCTTCAACACCAGCGAAGCTACCGGAGGACATTCCTCTACCCAAACCGAAGGAGTCTGCAATTGccagagaggaaaaacagctTCCACCCCTTCCAG agccCAAGCCAGTATATGCTCAGCCTGGACAGCCAGATGTTGATCTACCAGTCAGCCCATCTGATGCTCCTGTGCCAAGTGCAGCCCATGATGATAGCATATTACG CCCAAGCATGAAGCTGGTAAAGTTTAAAAAAGGGGAGAGTGTGGGGCTGCGTCTGGCTGGAGGCAATGACGTGGGCATCTTTGTAGCTGGCGTGCTGGAGGATAGCCCAGCTGCTAAGGAGGGCCTGGAGGAGGGCGACCAAATTCTCAGG GTAAATAATGTTGATTTTGCAAACATAATTCGAGAGGAGGCAGTGCTTTTTCTCCTGGACCTTCCTAAAGGTGAAGAGGTGACCATTTTGGCTCAGAAGAAGAAAGATG TGTACCGTCGGATCGTGGAGTCGGATGTTGGCGATTCCTTCTACATTCGGACACACTTTGAATATGAGAAGGAATCTCCGTATGGATTAAGCTTTAACAAGGGTGAGGTGTTTCGCGTAGTGGACACCCTGTACAATGGCAAGCTGGGTTCTTGGCTTGCTATTCGCATTGGAAAGAACCACCAAGAGGTGGAGAGGGGCATCATCCCCAACAAAAACAG AGCGGAGCAGCTCTCCAGTGTGCAATACACTCTTCCCAAAACTGCAGGGGGTGACAGAGCCGACTTCTGGAGGTTCCGTGGTCTTCGCAGCTCAAAGAGGAACCTTAGGAAGAGCAGAGAGGACCTCTCTTCCCAGCCAGTTCAAACAAAGTTCCCTGCTTATGAAAGAGTAGTACTGAGAGAGG CTGGTTTCCTGAGACCAGTTGTGATATTTGGACCCATTGCTGATGTAGCTCGAGAAAAACTGTCAGGAGAGGAGCCTGATCTTTTTGAACTCGCAA AGAGTGAACCCAGAGATGCAGGAACAGACCAGCGGAGTTCAGGAATCATTCGTCTTCACACCATCAAACAAATCATTGATAGA GACAAACATGCTGTGCTGGACATTACCCCGAATGCTGTGGACAGGCTGAACTATGCTCAGTGGTACCCCATTGTAGTCTTCCTAAATCCCGATAACAAGCAGGGTGTGAAGAACATGAGGACTAGGCTGTGTCCAGAGTCTAGGAAGAGTGCCAGGAAGCTCTATGAACGCGCCATCAAACTGAGGAAGAATAATCACCACCTGTTCACCA CCACTATCAACCTAAACAATATGAATGACGGCTGGTACGGAGCTCTGAAAGAAACAATCCAGCAACAGCAGAACCAGTTGGTGTGGGTGTCAGAGGGCAAG GCGGATGGCACTACAGAGGATGACTTGGACATTCACGATGACCGTCTGTCTTACCTATCGGCGCCAGGTAGCGAATACTCCATGTATAGCACTGACAGCCGTCACACTTCTGACTATGAGGACACGGACACGGAGGGTGGAGCGTACACTGACCAGGAGCTTGATGAGACGTTGAATGATGAAGTGGGTCTTCCCACGGAGCCTGCCATCACTCGCTCTTCAGAGCCCGTGCGAGAGGACCCGCCTGTAATTCAGGACACTCCTGGTTACCCTGGTTATCAGCACCCTGTGCAGCCTGACCCAGCCAGCCGCATAGACCCCGCTGGGTTCAAGATGGCAGCTCCACAGCAG CAAGATGAAGCTGCTCTGCCAATGCCCTCGTTGCCTCCGACGGCGGtagcgccccctgctgttgaGCAGCCCGTGCAGCTAGAGGGTATGCACCTAGAGGAGCCGcctgctgcagccgcagctcctCAGGCTGACTCACTTAGCAGCCCCAGCCCTGCCCCTGAGCTTATTCAGCCCCCACCAACACACGAACCCCACCCGTCTGGACTGCCTGGTCCAGAACCAAAG ATGTACAAGAAAGATCTGTACAATATGGAGGATCCTGTGCGAATCAACCATGGCCTGAAGCAGTCTCTGAGCTACAGTCACCAGCCGCCGTACCAGGACAAACAGCCATACCGCGAATATGACCACCCGCCTTATGGATACGATGGAGGCGGCTACACAGAACCAAAGCCTCACACTGACTCTCACCTGCACTACGACAACCGTGTGCCTCATTACAACGAACAGTGGCCCCCCTACGACCAGCAGACCTCACCCTCCCAGCCTACAGGGTACCAGCCGGGCCACCAGCAACCCATGGGCTACAGCCCCCGGTCACCCTACGAGGATGGACCAGGGAGGGACTACAGCCCCCCTCAGCCACGTTACGATGAGGCCCCTCCAGTGGGCTATGATAGACGCCACAGTAAACCTGGGCCAGTTCGTTATGATGAACCACCTCCAGCAGGATACGATGCCCGTTCTCCTTATGAGGCTGAACCTCATGGCTTCCCCATTAATTCACCTCGATCACCAGAGCCTCCAAAGCAGTATTACGGTGACTCTGCTCTAAGGCCAACCTACATGCCTGGACCTCCAAACCGGGGCTATAAACCAGGGATGCATGAGCCTATGATAAAGTCTGAACCCATTTCCCCCCCTAAACCAGAGACCCTCCCCTCGCCAAGTGAGCCAGCCATCAGTCCGGGCTCTaaacctctccctcctccaccccgaGAAGACCTGGATGAGGACCCAGCCATGAAACCGCAGTCAGTGCTCAACAGAGTCAAGATGTTCGAGAATAAACGGTCTGTTTCTATGGATAGGGCTAAAGAAGGTGGAGAGTCATCAGTACTCAGG CCTGCAGATGTTCCTAAACCTGTAAGTGCACCTGGCCCAGTTCTCAAAGCAAATTCCCTCAGCaacctggagcaggagaggTCCACCTATAG GGCTCCCGAGCCACAGAAGCCCCACACTAAGCCTCTGGATGATGTAGTGCGCACCAACCACTATGATCcagacgaggatgaggagtaCTACAGGAAACAGTTGTCCTACTTTGATCGCCGTAGTTTTGACAGCAAAGCCATGGGCCAGCCTCCCCCGGGTATCAACCGCTTCCATGACCTGCCCAAACCATCTCAGCTGGCCTACCCCTACAACAG AGTTGAGTCTGTAGAGAAGGTGAGCCCAGTGGAAAAACGATATGAACCACTACCGCAGATCAGCCCCTCCTCTCAGTACgggcctccagcctccaccatCCCACCCAACACTCTGCCCAAACTCAGCCCCAGCGACG CTAACTCTATACCTGAGCCCCTGAGCTCACCCAATCCTAAACCCGAGCTGGCAGCTctcaggctgagcagcagggaTGACCCTGCACCAGTGGGCTACCTGTCGCGGGGCCTCCCTGACAAGTCTCCTGTCAACGGCACGGATGCGGCGCCTCCAAAGACgcatcctcctccccctcccactAGTTATAACCGCTACGTCCCCAAGCCTTACACCAGCTCTGCCCGGCCCTTTGAGCGCAAGTTTGAGAGCCCCAAATTCAACCACAACCTGCTGCCCAACGACACACAGGTGAAGACAGACCTCCTCAGCAAGTCCTTGGTGGGCAACAGTAGCGGGAAGCCTCAGCTTTCACCACAGCCCCTCGATCATGACAGTGGCCTGGACACCTTCACACGCACTATGGACAACAGGCCAAAGTACCAGCACAATAACATCAACGCCATCCCCAAGGCCATTCCTGTAAG TCCCAGCGCgctggatgatgatgacgaggaCGAAGGGCACACAGTGGTGGCCACTGCCCGGGGCGTCTTTAACTGTAACGGAGGGGTCCTGAGCTCCATCGAGACGGGTGTCAGCATTATCATCCCTCAAGGTGCCATACCCGAAAGCGTGGAGCAGGAAATATACTTCAAGGTGTGCCGGGACAACAGCATCCTGCCCCCCCTCGACAAGGAGAAAG GAGAAACGCTGCTAAGTCCGCTGGTGATGTGTGGCCCTCATGGACTCAAGTTCCTGAAGCCGGTGGAGCTGCGCTTACCTCACTGTGCGTCTATGACCCCTGATGGTTGGTCTTTTGCTCTAAAATCCTCCGACTCCTCGTCGG GTGACCCCAAAACCTGGCAGAACAAATCTCTCTCTGGAGACCCAAACTACCTGGTGGGTGcaaactgtgtgtctgtgctcattgacCACTTCTGA
- the tjp1b gene encoding tight junction protein ZO-1 isoform X10 produces MITCAFLWVGFLVAVDSTMVNYQKYITVMQLALGVTASNKEHCLPPRKRMWIHPSPTAGSAAAASSASTAQGKPSLRRIKGRIHRSKSLDSIDLLDSNSAAMEETVIWEQHTVTLHRAPGFGFGIAISGGRDNPHFQSGETSIVISDVLKGGPAEGLLQENDRVVMVNAVSMDNVEHAYAVQQLRKSGKIAKITIRRKRKVHVPMGRLGERETMSEHDEEEDSYDEEIYETRSGRSGAYSGVGGAMGRRSGRSSGRSSGRRDRERERSGSRERSLSPRSDRRSHNLPPRPAKVTLVKSRKNEEYGLRLASHIFVKDISPESLAARDGNIQEGDVVLKINGTVTENLSLIDAKKLIERSKGKLKMVVQRDDRATLLNIPDLDDSIPSANASDRDDISDIHSLASDHSNRSHDRHRSSRSRSPDRRSEPSDHSRHSPPQISNGSHRSRDDERVSSKAASTPAKLPEDIPLPKPKESAIAREEKQLPPLPEPKPVYAQPGQPDVDLPVSPSDAPVPSAAHDDSILRPSMKLVKFKKGESVGLRLAGGNDVGIFVAGVLEDSPAAKEGLEEGDQILRVNNVDFANIIREEAVLFLLDLPKGEEVTILAQKKKDVYRRIVESDVGDSFYIRTHFEYEKESPYGLSFNKGEVFRVVDTLYNGKLGSWLAIRIGKNHQEVERGIIPNKNRAEQLSSVQYTLPKTAGGDRADFWRFRGLRSSKRNLRKSREDLSSQPVQTKFPAYERVVLREAGFLRPVVIFGPIADVAREKLSGEEPDLFELAKSEPRDAGTDQRSSGIIRLHTIKQIIDRDKHAVLDITPNAVDRLNYAQWYPIVVFLNPDNKQGVKNMRTRLCPESRKSARKLYERAIKLRKNNHHLFTTTINLNNMNDGWYGALKETIQQQQNQLVWVSEGKADGTTEDDLDIHDDRLSYLSAPGSEYSMYSTDSRHTSDYEDTDTEGGAYTDQELDETLNDEVGLPTEPAITRSSEPVREDPPVIQDTPGYPGYQHPVQPDPASRIDPAGFKMAAPQQQDEAALPMPSLPPTAVAPPAVEQPVQLEGMHLEEPPAAAAAPQADSLSSPSPAPELIQPPPTHEPHPSGLPGPEPKMYKKDLYNMEDPVRINHGLKQSLSYSHQPPYQDKQPYREYDHPPYGYDGGGYTEPKPHTDSHLHYDNRVPHYNEQWPPYDQQTSPSQPTGYQPGHQQPMGYSPRSPYEDGPGRDYSPPQPRYDEAPPVGYDRRHSKPGPVRYDEPPPAGYDARSPYEAEPHGFPINSPRSPEPPKQYYGDSALRPTYMPGPPNRGYKPGMHEPMIKSEPISPPKPETLPSPSEPAISPGSKPLPPPPREDLDEDPAMKPQSVLNRVKMFENKRSVSMDRAKEGGESSVLRPADVPKPVSAPGPVLKANSLSNLEQERSTYRAPEPQKPHTKPLDDVVRTNHYDPDEDEEYYRKQLSYFDRRSFDSKAMGQPPPGINRFHDLPKPSQLAYPYNRVESVEKVSPVEKRYEPLPQISPSSQYGPPASTIPPNTLPKLSPSDANSIPEPLSSPNPKPELAALRLSSRDDPAPVGYLSRGLPDKSPVNGTDAAPPKTHPPPPPTSYNRYVPKPYTSSARPFERKFESPKFNHNLLPNDTQVKTDLLSKSLVGNSSGKPQLSPQPLDHDSGLDTFTRTMDNRPKYQHNNINAIPKAIPVSPSALDDDDEDEGHTVVATARGVFNCNGGVLSSIETGVSIIIPQGAIPESVEQEIYFKVCRDNSILPPLDKEKGETLLSPLVMCGPHGLKFLKPVELRLPHCDPKTWQNKSLSGDPNYLVGANCVSVLIDHF; encoded by the exons AGCGCAGCGATGGAGGAGACTGTCATTTGGGAACAGCACACAGTAACACTACACAGG GCACCAGGGTTTGGCTTTGGAATAGCCATATCAGGAGGTCGGGATAACCCTCATTTTCAGAGTGGTGAGACCTCCATTGTCATCTCAGATGTGCTGAAAGGAGGCCCAGCAGAGGGCCTGCTGCA GGAAAATGACAGAGTTGTTATGGTCAATGCTGTTTCCATGGACAATGTGGAGCATGCGTACGCAGTCCAGCAGCTTCGTAAAAGTGGGAAAATTGCCAAAATT ACAATCAGGCGAAAAAGGAAGGTGCACGTCCCCATGGGCCGCCTGGGGGAGAGGGAAACTATGTCGGAGcatgacgaggaggaggacagctaCGACGAAGAGATATACGAGACGCGGAGTGGGCGCAGTGGTGCTTACAGCGGCGTGGGCGGTGCTATGGGAAGGCGCAGCGGGCGGAGCAGCGGGCGGAGCAGCGGGCGGAGGGACCGGGAACGTGAGCGCAGCGGCTCACGGGAGAGGAGTCTCTCCCCGCGCTCAGACCGGCGCTCACACAACCTGCCTCCACGTCCTGCCAAGGTCACGCTGGTGAAATCCCGCAAAAATGAAG AATATGGCCTGCGCCTGGCCAGCCACATCTTTGTCAAGGACATTTCCCCTGAGAGCCTGGCAGCCAGAGATGGCAACATCCAGGAAGGGGATGTTGTACTGAAG ATTAACGGCACAGTGACAGAGAACCTCTCCTTGATAGACGCCAAGAAGCTGATAGAAAGGTCAAAGGGCAAGCTAAAAATGGTTGTTCAGAGGGATGACAGAGCAACCTTGCTGAACATACCTGACCTCGATGACAGCATTCCTTCAGCCAACGCCTCTGACAGAGAtg ACATTTCAGATATCCATTCTCTGGCATCCGACCATTCCAATCGATCACATGACAGACATCGTAGCAGCCGCTCTCGCTCTCCAGACAGACGATCTGAACCCTCAGACCACTCCAGACACTCACCCCCACAGATCAGCAATGGCAG TCACAGAAGTCGAGATGATGAACGGGTTTCCTCCAAGGCAGCTTCAACACCAGCGAAGCTACCGGAGGACATTCCTCTACCCAAACCGAAGGAGTCTGCAATTGccagagaggaaaaacagctTCCACCCCTTCCAG agccCAAGCCAGTATATGCTCAGCCTGGACAGCCAGATGTTGATCTACCAGTCAGCCCATCTGATGCTCCTGTGCCAAGTGCAGCCCATGATGATAGCATATTACG CCCAAGCATGAAGCTGGTAAAGTTTAAAAAAGGGGAGAGTGTGGGGCTGCGTCTGGCTGGAGGCAATGACGTGGGCATCTTTGTAGCTGGCGTGCTGGAGGATAGCCCAGCTGCTAAGGAGGGCCTGGAGGAGGGCGACCAAATTCTCAGG GTAAATAATGTTGATTTTGCAAACATAATTCGAGAGGAGGCAGTGCTTTTTCTCCTGGACCTTCCTAAAGGTGAAGAGGTGACCATTTTGGCTCAGAAGAAGAAAGATG TGTACCGTCGGATCGTGGAGTCGGATGTTGGCGATTCCTTCTACATTCGGACACACTTTGAATATGAGAAGGAATCTCCGTATGGATTAAGCTTTAACAAGGGTGAGGTGTTTCGCGTAGTGGACACCCTGTACAATGGCAAGCTGGGTTCTTGGCTTGCTATTCGCATTGGAAAGAACCACCAAGAGGTGGAGAGGGGCATCATCCCCAACAAAAACAG AGCGGAGCAGCTCTCCAGTGTGCAATACACTCTTCCCAAAACTGCAGGGGGTGACAGAGCCGACTTCTGGAGGTTCCGTGGTCTTCGCAGCTCAAAGAGGAACCTTAGGAAGAGCAGAGAGGACCTCTCTTCCCAGCCAGTTCAAACAAAGTTCCCTGCTTATGAAAGAGTAGTACTGAGAGAGG CTGGTTTCCTGAGACCAGTTGTGATATTTGGACCCATTGCTGATGTAGCTCGAGAAAAACTGTCAGGAGAGGAGCCTGATCTTTTTGAACTCGCAA AGAGTGAACCCAGAGATGCAGGAACAGACCAGCGGAGTTCAGGAATCATTCGTCTTCACACCATCAAACAAATCATTGATAGA GACAAACATGCTGTGCTGGACATTACCCCGAATGCTGTGGACAGGCTGAACTATGCTCAGTGGTACCCCATTGTAGTCTTCCTAAATCCCGATAACAAGCAGGGTGTGAAGAACATGAGGACTAGGCTGTGTCCAGAGTCTAGGAAGAGTGCCAGGAAGCTCTATGAACGCGCCATCAAACTGAGGAAGAATAATCACCACCTGTTCACCA CCACTATCAACCTAAACAATATGAATGACGGCTGGTACGGAGCTCTGAAAGAAACAATCCAGCAACAGCAGAACCAGTTGGTGTGGGTGTCAGAGGGCAAG GCGGATGGCACTACAGAGGATGACTTGGACATTCACGATGACCGTCTGTCTTACCTATCGGCGCCAGGTAGCGAATACTCCATGTATAGCACTGACAGCCGTCACACTTCTGACTATGAGGACACGGACACGGAGGGTGGAGCGTACACTGACCAGGAGCTTGATGAGACGTTGAATGATGAAGTGGGTCTTCCCACGGAGCCTGCCATCACTCGCTCTTCAGAGCCCGTGCGAGAGGACCCGCCTGTAATTCAGGACACTCCTGGTTACCCTGGTTATCAGCACCCTGTGCAGCCTGACCCAGCCAGCCGCATAGACCCCGCTGGGTTCAAGATGGCAGCTCCACAGCAG CAAGATGAAGCTGCTCTGCCAATGCCCTCGTTGCCTCCGACGGCGGtagcgccccctgctgttgaGCAGCCCGTGCAGCTAGAGGGTATGCACCTAGAGGAGCCGcctgctgcagccgcagctcctCAGGCTGACTCACTTAGCAGCCCCAGCCCTGCCCCTGAGCTTATTCAGCCCCCACCAACACACGAACCCCACCCGTCTGGACTGCCTGGTCCAGAACCAAAG ATGTACAAGAAAGATCTGTACAATATGGAGGATCCTGTGCGAATCAACCATGGCCTGAAGCAGTCTCTGAGCTACAGTCACCAGCCGCCGTACCAGGACAAACAGCCATACCGCGAATATGACCACCCGCCTTATGGATACGATGGAGGCGGCTACACAGAACCAAAGCCTCACACTGACTCTCACCTGCACTACGACAACCGTGTGCCTCATTACAACGAACAGTGGCCCCCCTACGACCAGCAGACCTCACCCTCCCAGCCTACAGGGTACCAGCCGGGCCACCAGCAACCCATGGGCTACAGCCCCCGGTCACCCTACGAGGATGGACCAGGGAGGGACTACAGCCCCCCTCAGCCACGTTACGATGAGGCCCCTCCAGTGGGCTATGATAGACGCCACAGTAAACCTGGGCCAGTTCGTTATGATGAACCACCTCCAGCAGGATACGATGCCCGTTCTCCTTATGAGGCTGAACCTCATGGCTTCCCCATTAATTCACCTCGATCACCAGAGCCTCCAAAGCAGTATTACGGTGACTCTGCTCTAAGGCCAACCTACATGCCTGGACCTCCAAACCGGGGCTATAAACCAGGGATGCATGAGCCTATGATAAAGTCTGAACCCATTTCCCCCCCTAAACCAGAGACCCTCCCCTCGCCAAGTGAGCCAGCCATCAGTCCGGGCTCTaaacctctccctcctccaccccgaGAAGACCTGGATGAGGACCCAGCCATGAAACCGCAGTCAGTGCTCAACAGAGTCAAGATGTTCGAGAATAAACGGTCTGTTTCTATGGATAGGGCTAAAGAAGGTGGAGAGTCATCAGTACTCAGG CCTGCAGATGTTCCTAAACCTGTAAGTGCACCTGGCCCAGTTCTCAAAGCAAATTCCCTCAGCaacctggagcaggagaggTCCACCTATAG GGCTCCCGAGCCACAGAAGCCCCACACTAAGCCTCTGGATGATGTAGTGCGCACCAACCACTATGATCcagacgaggatgaggagtaCTACAGGAAACAGTTGTCCTACTTTGATCGCCGTAGTTTTGACAGCAAAGCCATGGGCCAGCCTCCCCCGGGTATCAACCGCTTCCATGACCTGCCCAAACCATCTCAGCTGGCCTACCCCTACAACAG AGTTGAGTCTGTAGAGAAGGTGAGCCCAGTGGAAAAACGATATGAACCACTACCGCAGATCAGCCCCTCCTCTCAGTACgggcctccagcctccaccatCCCACCCAACACTCTGCCCAAACTCAGCCCCAGCGACG CTAACTCTATACCTGAGCCCCTGAGCTCACCCAATCCTAAACCCGAGCTGGCAGCTctcaggctgagcagcagggaTGACCCTGCACCAGTGGGCTACCTGTCGCGGGGCCTCCCTGACAAGTCTCCTGTCAACGGCACGGATGCGGCGCCTCCAAAGACgcatcctcctccccctcccactAGTTATAACCGCTACGTCCCCAAGCCTTACACCAGCTCTGCCCGGCCCTTTGAGCGCAAGTTTGAGAGCCCCAAATTCAACCACAACCTGCTGCCCAACGACACACAGGTGAAGACAGACCTCCTCAGCAAGTCCTTGGTGGGCAACAGTAGCGGGAAGCCTCAGCTTTCACCACAGCCCCTCGATCATGACAGTGGCCTGGACACCTTCACACGCACTATGGACAACAGGCCAAAGTACCAGCACAATAACATCAACGCCATCCCCAAGGCCATTCCTGTAAG TCCCAGCGCgctggatgatgatgacgaggaCGAAGGGCACACAGTGGTGGCCACTGCCCGGGGCGTCTTTAACTGTAACGGAGGGGTCCTGAGCTCCATCGAGACGGGTGTCAGCATTATCATCCCTCAAGGTGCCATACCCGAAAGCGTGGAGCAGGAAATATACTTCAAGGTGTGCCGGGACAACAGCATCCTGCCCCCCCTCGACAAGGAGAAAG GAGAAACGCTGCTAAGTCCGCTGGTGATGTGTGGCCCTCATGGACTCAAGTTCCTGAAGCCGGTGGAGCTGCGCTTACCTCACT GTGACCCCAAAACCTGGCAGAACAAATCTCTCTCTGGAGACCCAAACTACCTGGTGGGTGcaaactgtgtgtctgtgctcattgacCACTTCTGA